The proteins below are encoded in one region of Candidatus Obscuribacter sp.:
- a CDS encoding response regulator: MSQELDCASGLSRDAGTIAPSLRVLVLTAESELYRQVRTSLLPPDFEVLPLLDQIGSDEIVIANAGLLIVDQSLPAINVLLLIRELRLLNLSIPIVYISASAYSSALCQQLQPIFLVDKIVSRSDKCQSLPIVARRLCADNDSSNSSSYLKCFGGIGSSGALTGRRQRSQPGQAQDLETMALISRLACEYIREIPETLNQIQIALKTLSRDKTLAGDASAVQVCLSEILNAVHQINGTGSSFGFIELGVVANLIERKLDLVTTGQSGPDDQALAEYLGYVELLQQISAALIAALPPDTVAQSDTSSAPASLDQDGLPSQLLAKVKGSELSMDGLASAPLTVRRIALVAASDSPGGQAIRTIISDQFEQPALYQLLDANNALSAFNLIEEYRPELLIIEARLPGLNGLEACKMIRSHPQWREAKVLMLIDSQDKSESVIQSGADDYLVTPAQVDATVSKLKELLAKKIDRTCPAPAASTWTLD; encoded by the coding sequence ATGTCGCAGGAACTTGATTGTGCATCCGGATTAAGCAGAGATGCAGGTACAATCGCGCCTTCATTGAGAGTCCTTGTGCTTACTGCCGAGTCAGAGCTATATAGGCAGGTGAGGACAAGTTTATTGCCACCTGACTTTGAGGTGTTGCCTCTGCTTGATCAGATTGGCAGTGACGAGATCGTTATTGCTAATGCCGGACTGCTTATAGTGGACCAGTCTCTGCCTGCTATTAATGTATTGCTTTTGATCCGTGAGCTGCGCTTACTTAACCTGTCGATACCAATTGTTTATATCTCGGCATCTGCTTATAGCAGTGCTCTTTGCCAGCAATTACAACCAATATTTTTAGTGGATAAGATTGTCTCTCGAAGCGATAAATGCCAATCTTTACCAATAGTAGCCAGACGTCTATGTGCTGACAATGATTCTAGTAATAGCAGTTCATACCTTAAGTGCTTTGGTGGGATTGGTAGTAGCGGTGCCCTGACCGGTCGCCGGCAGCGTAGTCAGCCTGGTCAGGCTCAAGATCTAGAAACCATGGCTTTGATTTCAAGGCTGGCCTGTGAATATATTCGCGAAATTCCTGAGACACTCAATCAAATTCAAATAGCTCTCAAAACTTTGAGCCGGGACAAAACTCTTGCTGGCGACGCTTCGGCTGTGCAAGTCTGTCTCTCCGAGATCCTCAATGCCGTGCATCAAATTAATGGTACCGGTAGTTCTTTTGGATTTATAGAGCTTGGCGTGGTAGCCAATCTTATAGAGAGAAAATTAGATCTGGTCACTACTGGACAGAGCGGTCCAGACGACCAGGCACTTGCTGAATATCTTGGTTATGTGGAGCTGCTGCAGCAGATCAGTGCTGCACTAATAGCGGCTTTGCCACCGGATACAGTGGCTCAAAGCGATACTTCGAGCGCACCTGCCAGTTTGGACCAGGATGGTTTGCCATCACAACTGCTAGCAAAGGTAAAAGGGAGTGAGCTCTCTATGGATGGTCTAGCATCTGCGCCTCTTACTGTGCGACGTATCGCTCTGGTGGCGGCTTCTGACTCGCCAGGGGGTCAGGCTATTCGCACAATAATTAGTGATCAGTTTGAGCAGCCGGCTCTATATCAGTTGCTAGACGCCAACAATGCCCTCAGTGCTTTTAACTTGATTGAGGAGTATAGACCGGAGTTACTGATTATCGAAGCCCGTTTGCCTGGTTTAAATGGTCTGGAGGCTTGCAAGATGATTCGCAGTCATCCGCAATGGCGTGAGGCAAAAGTTTTGATGCTAATCGACAGTCAAGATAAGAGTGAATCTGTTATTCAGAGTGGGGCAGACGATTATCTAGTTACACCGGCTCAAGTTGATGCCACCGTGAGCAAGCTCAAGGAGCTACTGGCTAAAAAGATAGACAGGACCTGTCCAGCTCCAGCTGCCTCAACCTGGACTTTAGATTAA
- a CDS encoding response regulator, protein MMQIERIMLIDDDASIRKIAAVTLERVGKWQVKTADGGLSGLAMASEFKPDVILLDVMMPGMDGPATYKLLKEDPAVTNTPVIFMTAKVQGQELESYSQLGVQGVISKPFNPLTLPAEIEALVNGG, encoded by the coding sequence TTGATGCAAATCGAGAGAATAATGCTCATAGATGATGATGCCTCTATTCGCAAAATTGCGGCAGTCACTCTTGAGCGCGTCGGCAAGTGGCAAGTCAAAACAGCAGATGGGGGATTGAGCGGTTTGGCTATGGCGTCCGAATTTAAGCCCGATGTGATTTTGCTCGATGTGATGATGCCCGGCATGGATGGACCAGCCACCTATAAACTGCTAAAAGAAGATCCAGCAGTAACTAACACTCCAGTAATTTTTATGACAGCAAAAGTACAGGGACAAGAACTAGAAAGTTATAGCCAGCTTGGTGTGCAAGGTGTTATTTCTAAGCCCTTTAATCCGCTCACTCTACCTGCAGAAATAGAAGCTCTGGTCAATGGTGGATAG
- a CDS encoding hybrid sensor histidine kinase/response regulator, with protein sequence MIEDDGHYRKFVHELLSKQTDPSFILTYASSIEEAQANLEQSQTNVILLDLNLPQSKGLTTLSKVQEIAPQCPIIVLTGSDNEDLGLQAVSMGAHEYLVKQHISKDSLVRCIRYSIERHRVDQQRMRMAAIQDFTAMLAHDLKVPMLGAEKVLEALLAKQLGELTETQEQVINSLRDANKNQLRLVQKLLEIYRYESGESSLDLREVDAAAILNDCVSEIGASKKVPIAVKIQAECTNTVTKGDEQALRQLFINLLDNAIKYGDNTKSVNVILQNKKDSLNIHIQNFGVPLPSGIQHIIFHKFWQGIPGKTYVANTGLGLYLCHRIAHLHRGNLSCKSTKEEGTIMTIRLPLVPVNQLAESKK encoded by the coding sequence ATGATTGAAGACGATGGACACTACCGCAAGTTTGTCCACGAGCTATTGTCAAAACAAACAGATCCCAGCTTTATTCTCACTTACGCCTCTTCGATAGAAGAGGCTCAGGCTAATCTGGAGCAAAGTCAAACCAATGTCATTTTGCTTGATCTCAATTTGCCGCAAAGCAAGGGACTGACAACACTGTCTAAGGTGCAGGAAATAGCACCGCAATGTCCAATTATTGTCTTGACCGGTAGTGATAACGAAGATCTGGGTTTACAGGCAGTCTCCATGGGTGCTCATGAATATCTAGTCAAACAACATATCAGCAAAGATTCACTGGTACGTTGTATTCGCTATTCAATCGAGAGACACCGTGTTGATCAACAGCGCATGCGCATGGCTGCTATCCAGGATTTTACAGCCATGCTAGCCCATGACCTCAAAGTACCGATGCTCGGAGCCGAAAAAGTATTAGAAGCACTGTTAGCCAAACAACTAGGTGAATTGACCGAGACCCAGGAGCAAGTCATCAATTCACTGCGTGATGCCAATAAAAACCAGCTCAGACTGGTACAAAAACTACTAGAAATTTATCGCTACGAATCAGGCGAATCAAGTCTCGACTTAAGAGAAGTAGACGCCGCCGCAATACTTAATGATTGTGTAAGCGAAATCGGCGCAAGTAAGAAAGTGCCTATTGCAGTAAAAATACAAGCAGAGTGCACGAATACAGTGACAAAGGGTGATGAACAAGCACTGCGTCAATTATTTATCAACCTGCTCGACAATGCCATTAAATACGGTGACAACACAAAGAGCGTAAATGTCATTCTGCAAAACAAAAAAGACAGTCTCAATATTCACATTCAAAATTTTGGCGTGCCACTACCAAGTGGCATACAACATATTATTTTTCACAAGTTTTGGCAGGGCATCCCGGGCAAAACGTATGTAGCAAATACCGGTCTGGGTCTGTATCTCTGCCATCGCATTGCACATCTGCACAGAGGCAATCTGAGCTGTAAAAGCACAAAAGAAGAAGGCACGATTATGACAATCCGACTCCCTCTTGTACCGGTCAACCAACTGGCTGAATCAAAAAAATAG